The genomic region TCCGAAGAGTTGCAGAAATTGATCTGGCACGTCATCACCGTCCATTCCATTTCGGACCATACGTTGAGCCGCTGGCCTGCGCTCTACGTCACGTGGTACGAAGCCAGTGATTGGTGCGCCTCCAAGGGAAAGCGGCTGCCGACGGAAGCGGAATGGGAAAAAAGCGCGCGCGGCGAAGACGGCAACCTGTTCCCCTGGGGATCACAGCCGCCCGACGGCCGGCTTGCGATGTTCGATCAGCATCACGTTCACGAGATTCCCATTCTCGCGCCGGTCGATTCCCTGGACAGCGGTCGCAGCCCGTACGGCATTCACCATTCAGCCGGAAACGTCGCCGAATGGGTGCAGGATTGGTTCGGCTTCGATTACTACGCCTACATGCCGGAGCGCAATCCTCCCGGCCCCACGAGCGGGCGCTACAAGAGCGTCCGGGGCGGCTCATGGAAGAGCAGGGCGATCATGCTCCGTACCGCGACGCGAGGAGGAGCGCCGCCGGGCAATCGCTCACCCACCGTCGGATTTCGCTGCGCGGCCGCGGTTGAGCCACCCGGACACTCGCCCAACGAAAAGTAACGCTCCGCTTGGCGATTCGCGGTCGCCGTGATAGCCTGACCTCCAAGTCGGCGCGGATCCGCCGCGTCGGCTCTCTCCCTATGCGACGCAAAATCTTCATCGGCGGCTTCATCGTCGCCATTACGCTGGTCGGCTGCTCTTCCATGCAACGGGAGCGGGGCGGTCCCGCGCCCGCGACGACTCAAGATTGTTGCCGCTCGGCAGACGTGGCCCCCAGCCGATCGGCCATCGTCCGGAGCGCCGCCAAGCTCGTCGGCGCGCGCACCGTCGAAGTGAACGGCCATCGAATCCATTATGACTGCGCCGGTGTCACGCGGGCCGTGTTTCTCGAGCACGGCATCGATCTCTACGAAAGCCGGACGACCGACCGGCACGCCAATGGAGTCCGCCTCATTTATAACCACATCCGGGAGTACGGCAGACTGCACCAGGGACCGGCGGTCAGACCCGGGGACCTCGTCTTCTTCGACAATACCTGGGACTCCAACAGCGACGGGAAAATGAACGATCCGCTCACGCACGTGGGCATCGTCGAGCGTCAGGACCGCGACGGCACCATCGTCTTCATCAGCCGGGTCGCGGGAGCCGTGGAGCGCTATCGCATGAACCTCGGCTTGCCGCACGTCCACCGCGCCGCGGACGGGAAAATTCTCAACGATCACCTGAGGCGAAAGGATACCGGGACCGCGGACCAGACCGGATATCTGACCGGCGAACTGTTCGCCGGATTCGGCACGAGAACCGGACTGTAGCCCGTCGCGGGACCCGCGTTCGGCAGGCCCGAATCCGGTACACGGCCGTCCACGCATCGCCCCTGTTCCCCACCCACGTGGGATCGTCCCCGGCGTCTTGCGGACTGTGCGCTATACTTAGGCCATGCGCGCGGCGCTCATTCGCGCCTGCGTAAGACACGGACACGGTGTTCCGGTAGCTCAACCGAAGGAGAGACCATGGCCAAAACTGCGACCTATTGCAGCGACTGCTATAACAAGGTTGGACGGACGGAAGATGCGCAGATCCAGGCGGCCGAGAAATCGGGTCAGATTCCGATGACAGGCCAGGGGACCTGCTGCAAATGCAGCAAAGCCACCGTCGTTGTGTTCTACGAAAACTAAGGGAAGGCTGTCGAGTCTTTAGCGACGCGAGAACGCAGCCGGCAGCCTGTTTCACAGCCTGCTACGCGTGTCCGCTGCCTTCCGCTTCCTCAAAATCGCCGAGGAGTTCCTCCAACTCGTCGAGTTCCTTCTGATCGACGCGTTGAAATTCGACGCCAAACTGGTTCGGCTCGACCCATCGGACCAAGGCCTCCGGAATCGAGACCGGTTCTTCAACCCCGGGAATCATCAACCGGATCACGATCACCTTTCCCGGATAGACCTCCAAGCCGCTTTCAATCTTCGCCCCGCCGAGCGACAGATCGACGGTCGTGCCCTCGACCTCGTGTGAGTTGCCGCACAGCAACCCATTGATCTGAGCCGGGACCCGTCGATGCCTTCTGCGTTCCATGCGACCCGCCTCCTCGCTGCCGGACGGCGACATCGGAACCGCCCCCGCCGGAAAAGACAGCGGCAGCATACGCGCTTCCAGCCGGCAAATCATCAAGGCCGGGTCGGCACGCCACCGCCACCGGGCCTGCGGAATTTTCAGGGCCTGCTACACTTGGAACATGGCTCTTTCATCCCAATCGACCGCCCTCGTTCCGGTCGATCCCCGCAGGCGCATGCTTCTAATGGTCCGCGAACAGCTGATGAGCCTTCACGGCGCGCTGATCGTTGCCGAACAATCCTCGTACGAAGGCGTCATCGGCCCCGTCGGGTCGGTCGAAACACTTCTGGACTTGCTGCAATGCAATCCCTGGTTCACCTGGCTGCATCCCTTTTCCGATCTGCTCGTGCGGCTCGACCACCTGCTCGACGACGACACGTTTGAAATCAGCGAGGACAACCTGGCCCACCTGCTCGGCGAACTCGAAGGGCTGCTTCGGCCGTCGATCGCGGGGGACGGCTTCGCCCGGGCCTACTTCGAAGCGTTGCAGCGAAACTCCGACGTCGTCCTCGCCCATTTTCGCCTCAAGCGCCTGCTCCCGGACGCGGCGTAATCCCCACCGGAGCTTTGCCGACCGCACAAACCGCCGTCTCCCTTCCCTGCTCTTCGTCCGACCAGTCGAACCCGTCGCTTTTCTCCTCGAATGCCCAGCATTTTTTCTCTGACCTGTTAGAATAGATCCATGGCCCTGTCGTCGCATCACCGTACGCTGCCTCCGACGATAATCCATCGACAAGCCCTGCTCGACCTCCGACGCGGATTATTGGGACTTCACAAGGCGCTGATCATCGCGGAGCAATTGACCTATGAGCGAATCAACGGCCGCGTCGCTTCGACCGGGCAACTGCTGCAGCTGGTCTTGAACGACCCCTGGTTTACCTGGTTGCATCCCCTCTCCCAGTTGGTCATCCGCGTGGACGAATTACTCGACGCCGACAGTGACTTGACGTCGGCCGAAGTGGACGAACTCGTTTTGGAAGTCCGCAGGTTGATCCGGCCGTCCGAAGAAGGCGACGGATTCGAACGAAGTTACTATGAAGCGCTTCAACGGGCTCCCGACGTCATCTTCGCGCACGTCGAAGTGAAAAAGCTCCTCACCAAGGCCGCCGCCTAGCGTCCATGTGATTTCGTCCCGTCAGTTTTAAATCACTTGCGTGCAGGGCCACGCGAAGACGCGAAGCGCCGGCTTCTTCCACCCCGGATGCTTCGCCGCCTCCTCACACCAAGCCAGGACCGAGTTCGTCACACGCGTCACGTGATCGTCGTCGAGCGACACCAGAATGACGGTGTTCGTTCCCGGGAAGAACGACAGCCCATCGGCGGGACCGGTCTGACCGTAACCGATCGTCTGGTTGACTTCGGTGAAAGCCCGCACGTCGCACTTGTGAAGCAGCTCATGCACCCGTTCTTTGAGCGAGGAACGAAAGACCACCATCAGCATCTGCATAGCACGTCCTCCGAATGGGCCGTCGATCCCGGCAGGTGAGTTCGAGAAACGCGAGGGATCATAATGGCTTCAAACCGGAGAATCAACGCGATGGAGGGCCGATATTGCCGACTCCGCCGACCCTGAATGCTGCGACCACCAGTGAATCACGACCAAACATTCCAATCCGAACGGCAGATATCCCGCATAGCCGAGCAGCGGCATCTCAAATACTTGGAATCGGTGTACGAAGGGCACGGTATACTGCCACTTTGCCAAGCTGCCCCAATTCCATAGTTCCCACCATATCCCGCAGACCAACGCCGCGAGTCCGTAGAGCCACGGCAACCGCCAATCGCCCTGCATGATCGGCGAGAGAATCGTCGATTCGCCGTAGACCGCTTGCAGTGAAACAGCCAATAGTAAGGGCGCGATCCAGACCAACGCGAATAGACTGTCCGGCCACAGCCCGATACACAGCAGACCAGCGCAGGACACTGCCAGTCCGGACCAGGCAAGAGCGCCTGTATGTCGGACCGGAATCGCCCAGAATCGATCCAGGCCGGCGGTTAGACATGGAAACGACGCCAGCAGCCCTGCCGTGCAGGCAACGGCCGGAAGCACGGTTGAGAAAGACACGGTGCCGCGCAGTACATAGCTGAGCGGCGACAGTTCATCAATCCCGACGTAATACCAGTTCTGGACGAATCGGTTGAGGTACTCGAAGAGCCACCAGAATCCGGCGCTGAGGGGAAACAACGCAAGAAGGAAGCGGGGACGGTTCAGGAGAAGACAGCGACCGGTTCTGAACACGGTCCATGCGTTGACCGTGACGACATAACCGAGCCAGAGCGGGGTAAACGTGTGTTCTTGGATCGACGTCATCCACGCGAACCTCGTCCAGGCCAGCAGCCACCACGTGATGGTCCATGCGATGCCTGCCCATCCCCACCAAGGAACATGGCGATGCTGAGTTCCGAGTGCTGAATCGTGAGTTGCGCGAGTCGCGTGCCGAAAACGGGAGTGTGACGTGAGGACTTGATACAGGATCGGGCCGACCGTCAGTCCGATTGACAGCCCCACGGCGAGAAACGCCATCCAGGAAAACGGCGCATGCACCGCGAGAATAGTGCGAGGAGGAAACTCAAGATACGGCCACAGCGGTTTGCCGGCAAGCCAGACCCCCAGCAACGGCAGACCGAGCAGCAACGCCATCACGACCGGGATCACGCCGGCTCTGCCCATCCGGATCGCCTTTACATTCGTTCCTCATCGAGTTCGATGACATCCGCCCAGGTAGACACGGGCGGAAGCGCGCTGACCGCCACACCCCGCTTCGCGGCGACCTCCTTCAACCGGTTCTGAAACCGCTGGCGGGCTGGATCATCTTTGGGCGCTGAAGTCAGTAGTCCCCGACTCCACTGAACGACTTCGTCCTGCGTCAGATCTTTTTTCCCGTGCGCGGCAACCCAGGCCAGCAACTCATCGTCTGTCCCGCCTGCCAGTGTCCGCTGTTCGAACGCCTTGGCGTCGATACCCAGAAAGTCGATCAGGTACTTATCGAACCCGACCGTGATGTAATTGTAGTCTTGAATGAGCCCGGCGTTGCGGAGACGGATCTTGTCGATAAACCGCCCGAGATGGGCGATGCCGCCGAGAAGAGACTTCGGACTGCGGGGATACCGGCCTTGCGTCATCGTGAAGTGCCTCCGTTGGTGAAACCAGCGGCACGATACAGAACGACGACGAGGCCTGTCGAGGGCCGAATGTACCTACTCAACTGGTACACTTCGACTGTGTCATGTCCAAGACTGTGCAACAGACAGGACGACTCGCCGGCCTGCTTCCTGGACTCCCTGACTCCCGGAAGGACCAGCACAAATAGGACATTTAAGCCTGAAACCAATGAAACGAACTTTTTTTGCGTAGCAGCGTAATTCGCGCCTTTGATTCTCTGGAATTGCAAGTTTTACTAATTTCGTTATGCTGCTCTTCAGCATGGGGTCACCCTGTTCTCTGTTGTACGGCTAACGCCAGCCCGCGCGTTCCTTGCGCGTCCGGATTCAGCACATGGTTAGCCGAGCCTACTTATCCGAGCCCGGAAGAGACTGGAGAGCACATCTGACCACTCAGGCTTGTTCAAGCCAAATTCGAGGAAGGCTTCCGGAATCGAAAACTATAGGACGAAATTCCGCTCGAACACACCCGGGTTCCGGGTACGTTTAGGATGTGAGCCCGCGAGAATGCAGTTGGAGGTCGTTTTCAGCGGCCAGTTTTTGCAGACTTTCCAGCCTGCAAAAACCTATCGATCCCCGCCGCCATCTTGCGGCCCTCGGCGATCGCCCACACGATGAGCGAGGCGCCGCGCTTGGTGTCGCCACCGGCAAAGACGCCGTCGAGGTTGGTCATGAAGTTGTCGTCCGTCGTTACCGCGCCGCGCTGGTCGTATGCCACACCGAGGCTGTCGAGCAGCCCGTTCTTGACCGGGCCGGTGAACCCCATGGCCAGCAGGACCAGATCCGCGTCCATCTCGAACTCGGTGTTCGGCATGGGAACGAATTTCCCGCCTTCGAATTTCACACGATGGCCATGCAGTTTGGTGATGTGTCCGTTGTGCCCGGTGAATTTCGTGGTCGAGACGCTCCACTGCCGGTTGCAGCCCTCTTCGTGCGCATGCGACGTCCGCAGCTGCATCGGCCAGAGCGGCCAGGGCGTGGAACTCGCCCGCTGCGGCGGCGGCTCCGACAACAGTTCGAATTGATGCGCTTCAACGCAGCCCTGGCGATGCGCGGTGCCCAGGCAATCCGAACCCGTGTCGCCACCTCCGATGATGACCACCCGCTTGCCCTTGGCCGTGATCGGCTCGTCGGAAACCGCGATGCCGGCCGTCCGCTTGTTCTGCTGCGTCAGATATTCCATAGCCAGGTGAACACCCTTGAGTTCGCGGCCGGGGATCGGCAACTCGCGCGCCTGCTCGGCTCCCATCGTGAGTCCCACCGCGTCGAACTGCTTGCGCAGTTGCTCGCCCGTGATGTCCTTGCCGACGGTGACGCCCGTCTTGAACTCCACTCCTTCGGCTTTCATCTGCTCCAGCCGGCGGTCGATGACCCACTTTTCCATCTTGAAATCCGGAATGCCGTACCGGAGCAACCCGCCGATGCGGTCGGCCTTTTCGAACAAGGTCACGCTGTGGCCCGCGCGAGCCAGCTGCTGCGCCGCCGCGAGTCCTGCCGGGCCGGAGCCGACGATCGCCACGGTCTTGCCGGTTTTCACCACCGGGAGGATCGGAGCCACTAAACCTTCGTTGAAGCCGCGATCGATGATGTTCCACTCGATGACGCGGATGGACACCGGATCTTCGTTGATGCCGAGCACGCAGGCTCCCTCGCAGGGAGCCGGACAGAGACGACCGGTGAATTCCGGGAAATTATTCGTGGTGTGCAGGGCCTTGAGCGCGTCCTTCCAACGGCCGCGGTACACCAAATCGTTCCATTCGGGAATGAGGTTCACGACGGGACAGCCGGTACCACCCTGGCAAAACGGCACGCCGCAATCCATGCAGCGCGCGCCCTGGATCTTGAGCTTGTCCTCGGGGATAGGCTCGTACATCTCCTTCCAATCGAGCACGCGCAGCTCGATCGGCTTCCGCTTCGGCCCCTCGCGGGCATATTTCATGAAACCCTTCGGGTCACCCATCAATGCACCGCGCTCGCCTTGCGTTTCCGTTCTTCCAAGACCCGTTTGTAATCGACCGGCATCACCTTCACAAATTTTGGCAGCATGGCCTCGAACGCATCGAGCACTTGCTTGGCTTTGCGGCTACCTGTGTACATGAAGTGCTTGGTGATCAGGTCGTGAAGCAGCTGTTTGTCCTCCTTCGTCGAAACCGGTTCCAATTCAACCATGCCGGTGTTGCAGCGGCTCTGGAACTTGCCGAGATCGTCGAGCACGAACGCGGTGCCGCCCGACATGCCCGCGGCGAAATTTCTGCCGGTTCGTCCGAGCACGACCACGACGCCGCCCGTCATGTATTCACACCCGTGATCGCCGGTTCCTTCGACGACCGCACGCGCCCCGCTGTTCCTGACCGCAAACCGCTCGCCCGCCATGCCGTAGAAGTAGGCTTCGCCCTGGGTCGCGCCATAGAGGGAGGTGTTGCCGATGAGGATGGTCTCCTCCGGGGTGAACAACACGTTCTTGGGAGGAAACACGATGATCTTGCCGCCGGACAACCCCTTGCCGATGTAGTCGTTGGACTCGCCTTCCAATGTCAGCGTCACGCCACGCGCCAAGAACGCGCCGAACGATTGTCCCGCCGACCCGATGAACTTGATCGAGATGGTGTCTTCCGGCAGGCCTTCCAACCCGTACTTTTTTGCAATCTTGCTCGACAGCACCGTGCCGGTCGTGCGGTTCACGTTCTTGATCGGCAGCTCGATCGTCACCTTCTCGCCTTTGTCGATCGCCGGCTTGCACAACTCCACCAGCTTGTTGTCGAGAATGTCGGCCAGCCCGTGATCCTGTTTCTGCACGCAGTATCGCGGCACGTCCGGGCCCACGTCCGGCATCGTCAGCAACGGGGTGAGGTCCAGCCCCTTTGCCTTCCAGTGGTCAATGGCCTTCGTGATCTTGAGTTTGTCCACCCGTCCGACCATTTCGTTGACGGTCCGGAACCCGAGCTTGGCCATGAGTTGCCGGGCCTCTTCCGCGACGAAGAACAGATAGTTGACGATGTGCTCCGGCTTGCCGCTGAACTTCTTTCGCAGTTCGGGGTCCTGCGTCGCGATCCCGACCGGGCAGGTGTTCAGATGGCACTTGCGCATCATGATACAGCCTTCGACGATCAACGGCGCCGTCGCGAACCCGTACTCCTCCGCGCCGAGCAGCGTGGCGATCACGACGTCGCGGCCCGTTTTCAGCTGACCGTCTGTTTCGACCTTGATGCGGCCGCGCAGATCGTTGAGCACCAACGTCTGATGCGTTTCGGCCAAGCCCAACTCCCAGGGGATGCCGCCGTACTTGATCGACGACAGCGGTGACGCACCGGTGCCGCCCGAATCGCCGCTGATCAGCACCTTGTCCGCATGCGCTTTGGACACGCCCGCCGCGACCGTCCCCACCCCGACTTCCGCGACGAGTTTCACCGACACGCCGGCGTCCGGATTGGAGTTCTTCAGGTCGAAGATCAGCTGGGCCAGATCCTCGATCGAGTAGATGTCGTGATGCGGCGGCGGAGAAATCAGCTGCACGCCCGGCGTCGCGTACCGGAACTTCGCGATATTCTCGTCGACTTTGTGGCCCGGCAGCTGGCCGCCTTCGCCGGGTTTCGCACCCTGCGCCATCTTGATCTGCAACTCGCGGGCGTTGGCCAGATAATGGGCCGTCACGCCGAACCGCGCCGAGGCGACCTGCTTGATATAGCTGTTCTTGGAATCTCCGTTCGGCAGCGGCGTGAAGCGTTCGGGATCCTCGCCGCCCTCGCCGGTGTTGCTCTTGCCGCCGAGCCGGTTCATGGCGATCGCCAGCGTCTCGTGGGCCTCCTTGCTGATCGACCCGAACGACATGGCGCCCGTGTTGAAACGCTTGACGATGTCTTTGGCCGACTCGACTTCCTCGATCGGAATCGGGGCTTGCGCGAATTTGAAATCCAACAGCCCGCGCAAGTTCGACCGCCGCTTGCTTTCGTCGTTCACCAATTGGGCGAACTCGGCATAGGTCTTCGCGTCGTTGGCGCGGCTGGCATGCTGCAGCTTGTAGATCGTCTCCGGATTCCAGTTGTGATGCTCGCCCTGGATGCGGTAGTGAATCTCCCCGCCGAAATCGAGCTGCCTGATGGCGGCCGGCTCATAGGCCACGCGGTGCCGGCGCAACGTCTCCTCGCCGATCTCACGGATGCCGACCCCTTCCACCCGCGACGGGGTACCGGTGAAGTAGCGGTCGATCAGTTCGTGATTCAGTCCGATGGCTTCGAAGATCTGCGCGCCGCAGTAGGACTGCACCGTCGAGATGCCCATCTTGGAGAAGATCTTGAGCAGGCCCTTGTTGATGGCCTTGATGAATTTGCCTTCCGCCGTCTGGGCATCGAGCCCTTCCGGCAGATAGTTGTCCCGCTCCATGTCCACCAGCGTCTCGAAAACGAGGTACGGATTGATCGTCCCGGCGCCGTAGCCGATCAAACAGGCGAATTGATGGACGTCGCGCGGCTCGCCGGTTTCGAGGATCAATCCCACTTCCGTTCTGGTACATTCCCGCACCAGATGATGGTGCACGGCCGAGATGCCGAGCAGGCTCGGGATCGGCGCCCATTCGTCATTGACGCCGCGATCGCTGAGAATCAGGAATTTATGGCCGTCCTTGATCGCCTGTGAGGCGTCGCGGCACAACTCGTCGACCGCGGCGCCGAGCCCGTCCGGGCCTTCAGCCACCCGGAACAGCATGCGAAGCGTCTTGCTCTTGAAGTTCGGATCCGAGATGCCCCTGATCTTCTGCAGATCGGCGTTCGTCAGAATCGGCTGCTGCACCTTGATGCGGCGGCAGGACTCGGGCGATTCATCCATGAGGTTGGGCTTCGGCCCGATGTTGGTCACCAGCGACATCACGAGCTGCTCGCGGATCGGATCGATGGGCGGATTCGTCACCTGCGCGAAGAGCTGTTTGAAATACTTGAAGAGCAGTTGCGGACGGTCCGACAGCACCGCAAGCGGCGTGTCCGTGCCCATGGACGAGATCGCCTCTTCGCCGGTCACGATCATCGGGGTGATGACCATTTTGAGCTCTTCCACCGTATAACCGAAGGCCTGCTGGCGCTGGCGGATCGTCGGATGGTCGGGCTGCGGGACGTTCAACGGCTCCGGCAATTCATCGAGCGAAACCCCGTACTGCGTCACCCAGCTGCGATAGGGTTTGCGGCCGACGATGTCCGCCTTGATTTCTTCGTCGTCGATGATACGGCCCTTCGCCGTGTCGACGAGGAACATGCGGCCCGGCATGAGCCGGCCCTTCATGCGGATGTCTTTGGGGTCGGCCGGAAGGACGCCGGCCTCGGAAGCCAGGACGACGATGCCGTCCGTCGTCACGTGGTAGCGGCAGGGCCTCAATCCGTTGCGGTCCAGCGTCGCGCCGATCATCTTGCCGTCGGTGAAACAGACCGCGGCCGGCCCGTCCCAAGGTTCCATCATCGCCGCGTGGTACTGATAAAATCCGCGCCGGTCGAGATCCATCTGGGAGTTGGCCACCCACGGCTCCGGAATCAGCATCATCATCGTGTGCGGCAAGGAGCGTCCACCCAGGAGCAGAAACTCGAGCGCGTTGTCGAGACAGGCGGAATCGCTTTGGTTCTCCGAGACGATCGGGAACAGTTTCTCCATGTCCTTGCCGAACAGCTCGGAATGGAGGCGCCCTTGCCGCGCTTTCATCCAGTTGACGTTGCCCTTCAGCGTGTTGATTTCGCCGTTGTGGCACACATAGCGATAGGGATGGGCGAGCGGCCAGGTCGGGAACGTGTTCGTGCTGAACCGGGAGTGGACCAGGGCCAGCGCGCTGACCATACGCTCATCGTTGAGGTCCTGATAGTAGGCCGCCATCTGATGCGGCAGCAGCAAACCCTTATAGACGATGGTGTTCGCCGAGAGACTCGGCACGTAAAAATATTCCCGTCCCTGAATCGCCGATTCCTTGATGGCTTTCTCGACCCGCTTTCGGATGACGTACAGCTTGCGCTCGAACTGCGCCTCGTTGAGCACGTCGCGGGCAATGAAGACCTGGCGCATGAAGGGCTCGGTCTTCCGCGCCTGTACGCCGATGGCGTCGCTCTTCACCACCACGTCGCGCCAGCCGAGCAACCGCGCCCCTTCCTCCTTCACGATCTCGGCAAAGAGTCCTTCGCACTGGCGGCGGGAATCGGCGGTCGGCGGCAGGAACAACTGCCCCACGCCGTACTCGCCGGCTCCGGGAATCTTCACGCCGGCGTCTCCCGCGGCGCGCACCAGGAACTCGTGCGGCACTTGAAGCAGAATCCCCGCGCCGTCTCCGGTGCACGGGTCGCAGCCCTGCGCGCCGCGATGGGTCAGGTTTTCCAGTACCTGAAGTCCCTTGCGGACGATCTCGTGCGACTTCTGTCCTTTGATGTTGACGACGAAGCCGACGCCGCACGAATCTTTTTCGTGTTGAGGGTCGTAGAGCCCTTGCTTCGGTGGAAGCCCTGGGAGTTCCATCATCCTATCTCGTGAGAAAGGCAGGTTTTTTCCTGCTGGACGGAGGCCATGCCGAGAGGAACCTGGGACGTGGGAATCCCGTTTGTCCTGAAGCGATGTCCGTTCTAAATTGTGATTCACAATAATGGAAGGGTTATTCTTCTGTCAAGCCGACGAGAGGTGCGGTTTTGCGGGCGGTTCGCTTGACTTTGTTTCCTTCTCTGCCCTACCATCCGCCGCATGCCACAGGGTCCCGTGATCTCATCCATTCAGACCATGGCGGATGTCTGGGACGCGTACCGTCGCGAGCTGGAGGGGGTCGAAGACCAGGTCCGCAAGAACCTGGACTCCAGCGTCACCCTCGTCAATACGGTCGCCGCCCATATCCTGAACAGCGGGGGCAAGCGGATCAGGCCGCTCCTGTTGCTGCTCAGCGCGCAGCTCTGCGGTTATGCCGGCCGGGACCACCATCAGCTCGGCAGTCTTGTGGAATTCATTCATACGGCCACCTTGCTGCACGACGACGTCGTGGACGATGCGGAC from Nitrospira japonica harbors:
- the gltB gene encoding glutamate synthase large subunit encodes the protein MELPGLPPKQGLYDPQHEKDSCGVGFVVNIKGQKSHEIVRKGLQVLENLTHRGAQGCDPCTGDGAGILLQVPHEFLVRAAGDAGVKIPGAGEYGVGQLFLPPTADSRRQCEGLFAEIVKEEGARLLGWRDVVVKSDAIGVQARKTEPFMRQVFIARDVLNEAQFERKLYVIRKRVEKAIKESAIQGREYFYVPSLSANTIVYKGLLLPHQMAAYYQDLNDERMVSALALVHSRFSTNTFPTWPLAHPYRYVCHNGEINTLKGNVNWMKARQGRLHSELFGKDMEKLFPIVSENQSDSACLDNALEFLLLGGRSLPHTMMMLIPEPWVANSQMDLDRRGFYQYHAAMMEPWDGPAAVCFTDGKMIGATLDRNGLRPCRYHVTTDGIVVLASEAGVLPADPKDIRMKGRLMPGRMFLVDTAKGRIIDDEEIKADIVGRKPYRSWVTQYGVSLDELPEPLNVPQPDHPTIRQRQQAFGYTVEELKMVITPMIVTGEEAISSMGTDTPLAVLSDRPQLLFKYFKQLFAQVTNPPIDPIREQLVMSLVTNIGPKPNLMDESPESCRRIKVQQPILTNADLQKIRGISDPNFKSKTLRMLFRVAEGPDGLGAAVDELCRDASQAIKDGHKFLILSDRGVNDEWAPIPSLLGISAVHHHLVRECTRTEVGLILETGEPRDVHQFACLIGYGAGTINPYLVFETLVDMERDNYLPEGLDAQTAEGKFIKAINKGLLKIFSKMGISTVQSYCGAQIFEAIGLNHELIDRYFTGTPSRVEGVGIREIGEETLRRHRVAYEPAAIRQLDFGGEIHYRIQGEHHNWNPETIYKLQHASRANDAKTYAEFAQLVNDESKRRSNLRGLLDFKFAQAPIPIEEVESAKDIVKRFNTGAMSFGSISKEAHETLAIAMNRLGGKSNTGEGGEDPERFTPLPNGDSKNSYIKQVASARFGVTAHYLANARELQIKMAQGAKPGEGGQLPGHKVDENIAKFRYATPGVQLISPPPHHDIYSIEDLAQLIFDLKNSNPDAGVSVKLVAEVGVGTVAAGVSKAHADKVLISGDSGGTGASPLSSIKYGGIPWELGLAETHQTLVLNDLRGRIKVETDGQLKTGRDVVIATLLGAEEYGFATAPLIVEGCIMMRKCHLNTCPVGIATQDPELRKKFSGKPEHIVNYLFFVAEEARQLMAKLGFRTVNEMVGRVDKLKITKAIDHWKAKGLDLTPLLTMPDVGPDVPRYCVQKQDHGLADILDNKLVELCKPAIDKGEKVTIELPIKNVNRTTGTVLSSKIAKKYGLEGLPEDTISIKFIGSAGQSFGAFLARGVTLTLEGESNDYIGKGLSGGKIIVFPPKNVLFTPEETILIGNTSLYGATQGEAYFYGMAGERFAVRNSGARAVVEGTGDHGCEYMTGGVVVVLGRTGRNFAAGMSGGTAFVLDDLGKFQSRCNTGMVELEPVSTKEDKQLLHDLITKHFMYTGSRKAKQVLDAFEAMLPKFVKVMPVDYKRVLEERKRKASAVH
- a CDS encoding formylglycine-generating enzyme family protein, coding for MPSFRLVCFTVALALCTLPVSAAKHGPSAELSRHLAAIAALAVPSPTVVIPAGQFLLGSKRIDDDPYGLWTQFDDTELPQQRVWLDAYAMDRDEVSLGEYLLFLQHRKQSPSEELQKLIWHVITVHSISDHTLSRWPALYVTWYEASDWCASKGKRLPTEAEWEKSARGEDGNLFPWGSQPPDGRLAMFDQHHVHEIPILAPVDSLDSGRSPYGIHHSAGNVAEWVQDWFGFDYYAYMPERNPPGPTSGRYKSVRGGSWKSRAIMLRTATRGGAPPGNRSPTVGFRCAAAVEPPGHSPNEK
- a CDS encoding DUF5069 domain-containing protein, translated to MTQGRYPRSPKSLLGGIAHLGRFIDKIRLRNAGLIQDYNYITVGFDKYLIDFLGIDAKAFEQRTLAGGTDDELLAWVAAHGKKDLTQDEVVQWSRGLLTSAPKDDPARQRFQNRLKEVAAKRGVAVSALPPVSTWADVIELDEERM
- a CDS encoding glutamate synthase subunit beta, whose translation is MGDPKGFMKYAREGPKRKPIELRVLDWKEMYEPIPEDKLKIQGARCMDCGVPFCQGGTGCPVVNLIPEWNDLVYRGRWKDALKALHTTNNFPEFTGRLCPAPCEGACVLGINEDPVSIRVIEWNIIDRGFNEGLVAPILPVVKTGKTVAIVGSGPAGLAAAQQLARAGHSVTLFEKADRIGGLLRYGIPDFKMEKWVIDRRLEQMKAEGVEFKTGVTVGKDITGEQLRKQFDAVGLTMGAEQARELPIPGRELKGVHLAMEYLTQQNKRTAGIAVSDEPITAKGKRVVIIGGGDTGSDCLGTAHRQGCVEAHQFELLSEPPPQRASSTPWPLWPMQLRTSHAHEEGCNRQWSVSTTKFTGHNGHITKLHGHRVKFEGGKFVPMPNTEFEMDADLVLLAMGFTGPVKNGLLDSLGVAYDQRGAVTTDDNFMTNLDGVFAGGDTKRGASLIVWAIAEGRKMAAGIDRFLQAGKSAKTGR
- a CDS encoding NlpC/P60 family protein; this translates as MRRKIFIGGFIVAITLVGCSSMQRERGGPAPATTQDCCRSADVAPSRSAIVRSAAKLVGARTVEVNGHRIHYDCAGVTRAVFLEHGIDLYESRTTDRHANGVRLIYNHIREYGRLHQGPAVRPGDLVFFDNTWDSNSDGKMNDPLTHVGIVERQDRDGTIVFISRVAGAVERYRMNLGLPHVHRAADGKILNDHLRRKDTGTADQTGYLTGELFAGFGTRTGL
- a CDS encoding PilZ domain-containing protein codes for the protein MERRRHRRVPAQINGLLCGNSHEVEGTTVDLSLGGAKIESGLEVYPGKVIVIRLMIPGVEEPVSIPEALVRWVEPNQFGVEFQRVDQKELDELEELLGDFEEAEGSGHA